A region of Anolis sagrei isolate rAnoSag1 chromosome 2, rAnoSag1.mat, whole genome shotgun sequence DNA encodes the following proteins:
- the LOC132769206 gene encoding protein BTG1-like yields MKTEISTAAGFITRLLRTPGGIDDEELRCFSESLQEALRDHYKHHWFPLMPSKGSGYRCIRINHKMDPLIGKAACMIGLSHERLFQLLPSELTLWVDPFEVSYRIGEDGSICVLYEGPQQQPGAKNTIALESRSSCKEEWRIGRASPSKSYNMMTVSS; encoded by the exons ATGAAGACGGAGATCTCCACGGCGGCGGGCTTCATCACCCGCCTCCTCCGGACGCCCGGCGGCATCGACGACGAGGAGCTGCGCTGCTTCAGCGAGTCCCTCCAGGAGGCGCTGCgag ACCATTATAAGCACCACTGGTTTCCCCTGATGCCCTCCAAAGGCTCAGGGTACCGCTGCATCCGCATCAATCACAAGATGGACCCCTTGATAGGCAAAGCGGCGTGCATGATCGGACTCAGCCATGAGAGACTTTTCCAACTCCTGCCCAGTGAATTAACTCTTTGGGTCGACCCCTTTGAAGTGTCCTATCGCATCGGGGAGGATGGGTCCATCTGTGTCCTCTATGAAGGCCCACAGCAACAACCGGGAGCGAAGAACACTATAGCCCTGGAGAGCAGGAGCAGTTGTAAAGAAGAGTGGAGAATTGGGCGAGCCAGCCCTTCCAAGAGCTACAACATGATGACCGTgtccagttaa